The sequence GATGGGCTTCATTTAGCAGGTTTGGGAACTCGGATGCATCATATACCATAAAGTCTACAGATATTATTATGAAAATGAATGATGGCTTTTCTTTCATTCGATCATCCAGCTCTACACAAAGGCAAAATCACAATGCTTAACACAGGCAGCTTACCAGCCATATCAGCCGCAGCCATATACTTTTGCTCATGGGCACAGAAGGCATGCGCGATCAATTTATTCATGTAAATAACCTATTTGCCATTTTGAGGCTTATTCTTATCCAAGCCAAAAACCGGCCCAGAGCAAAAactaaaaaaataaaaagccGTCCCTTTTTATCATTGCAaggagggaaagaaaaacGAGCAAAAGTTGCATAGTATGGTATTATAAAGGGAAAGCATTCTTTCAAAAAGATGTAAGGAGGGAAAAGAGAGATTAAACCTGACCAGCGGaaatcatcttcttcctcaagTAATTCTTATATTCGCCAATGGAACCATCCCATCGTCGAACAGTCTTGTGCTCGCAAACCATGATGTCTTTAGCGATCTTGTCAAGCAATCTATACAAGGAGGCACGTTAGCATATCTAATATTCTAGACTACGATAGGGCAAAGATAGACAGCAATACAAACCTGAAGTCATGAGAAACAACGACGACACCTCCACTGAATGCATTAATGGCATCTGCCAAACTGTCGATAGTAGGAATGTCAAGACCGTTGGTAGGTTCGTCGAGCAAGAGCATGTTGGGTCCGTCGATCGCAAGGAGAGCAAAGACAATTCTGCTCTTCTGGCCCTCGGACAGGGTACCCATCAAGGCCGTCTGAGCATCACCTGTAAGACCATATCGGCCGAGCTGCTGGCGCCAGTATTGGTAATCCTGGGACTTCTCCTTATACTTGTCTCGGACGAAGTCGAGCGCCGATTTGGTAAGATCAAGCTGTTCTGCGGAGTGCTGACTGTACAATCCTAGCTTCAAGTGTGTGTGGCGTGTGACACTTCCAGATGTTGGGCTCAGTTTACCGGTCATGAGACGAAGAAGGGTGGATTTGCCAACACCATTAGGACCGACCAATGCAGTTCTGGAGTCCATGTCCACACCAAAATCGAGGTGCTCGTAGAGGTTGTCTTTCGCATCTCCACTGTAGGAAAACGTGACGTCGTCGAACGAAAGAACAGGGGGAGGTAGCTTCTCAACGTCGGCGAAACGGAATGTAAAAATCTTATCTGGAATCACTGGTTGAATGAAGCCATCGGCTTCCATCTTGTCAAGAATTTTTTGACGTGACTTGGCTTGTCGGACAAGGTTGGCATATGTACCAGCAGATGCGatgaatttcttgatatgagcgatttcttcttgttgcttGTGATAGGCCTTCATCTGGTTCGTCTCGTTTTCGGAGCGAGTCTTATGGTAAGAGTCGTAATTACCACCATAGTACATCAGCGACTTCTGACGCATGTCGATCATGTTCGTACAGACACCGTTGAGGAAATCCATACTGTGCGAGACAAGGATAAGAGTGCGATCCCATTTTTTTAGATATTCTTCAAGCCACACGCAAGCTTCCAAGTCAAGATGGGCAGTTGGATCGTCGAGAAGAAGCAAGGATGGCTTGACGAATAGGGCTTTTGCAAGAGCAACACGCATTCTCCAGCCACCGGACATGTCCTTTGTCTTCTTAGTAATAGTTTTCTTGTTGAATCCCAAACCAGTAAGGATCAAAGAGGCTCTGGTGTGGAAGGTCGAAGGGTCCATGGTTTCCATGCGCTATATCACAATTAGTCTTGTTACATGAGCTGCAAACGGGGAAGAGTACAGCTCCGACTTACCTCATACAAATCCTCTAGAATGGGACTCTCTGGTCCATCCTTCTCcaaaatttcttcagcaAGTTTGTCTAGCCTTTCCATCTCGTTCTCTGCTTCTTTAACAACCCACTCCAAAGCACCGAGTTCACTGGGGGGTGCTCCCTCATTCAGCAGATAGATATCAATATGCTCTGGGATAGGGAACTCCCGCTTGTCGATGGCCTTGAGGAATGTAGATTTGCCACATCCGTTCTCACCAAGCAAGCCGTATCGCCGGCCATAGTTGAGCTCGAGTGTGGAGTCGGTGATGAGGACTCGGCCGTGGAAAACGAGAGACGCTGAAGTAATCTTAACGTCTTGACTCGAGGGAAGAGATGCCAACACTCCCGTCGTAACACGATCAGACAAGCCATGTTTGTCCATCTGCTCTGTCAATCTTTTGATGTCGGACATCTTGGAGGCGCTGGTGGCGGGTTCCTCGATGAGGTTGGCATCCTCTACCTGATCGCCATTAACAGACGAAGCTCGAGAAGCATTCTTCGAGTTGACCTTCGACGACAGGCGCGAAGCGGGtgtcttcttctctttgCCCTCAGCGGCACGCTTTGCCTGGCGGGCAGCCTTGGATGCAGAAACCATCTTGACTGTGTGGTGTTTTCCTTTGTGCTGGGGGAGTCTAATATGTATCGTCTGGATAGGAACAGATGGCGACCGAGTCAAAAATGTGGAAATCGCCGTGGGAGAGGCTCGAGAACAAGAGGTCTATGTATATATGGAAATacgaagaggaaaaaaaaaatataaagcAATCTGAAAGGTTTGCACGATATCCTGTGTTAGGTGGGGTCTTGGGGGGTCTTATCGATAGAAGAAGCCCTAAGAAAGTGGGTTGGAACAAGGGAACAAGAAAAACACTGCTGTCTATTAAGTTAAGTCGTAACTCTCAGCTTTTTCCAATAGGATTGGATGAATTAAGAACAAGACAGGAAATAGACAGGCAAAAAGAagtaaaggaaaaaagaaatctccTCCTGTGAGTGCAGAGAGGGAAGATTGTCAGAGTTTGATGATGTCTATTCATTGCTGGGCGCTGAGTCTGAATTTGAAAAATCCTTGTGGGGGGCTGATTAGATAAGCAACAGTGCACGCCACCGCCAAGCCGCCAAAACTATTGGCCGAAAGGCTTAGTAATAAACTCGATTCCACATGCTCTCTCGGCGCCGGCAGCCTCAATTGGAAGAGTCGAGAGTCGAGAGGCTTGAGAGGCCCAGGCGCAAAACTCTCGCCGGCAAAGAGCCATACAGAGGCCCCGTGGCACAACCGTCACATGGATGTTGAGTGTGGTGGAATATAAAAGGCTACCCCTCCGCGCGCGTAACGGCGAATGATAGCTGTTGGACTGTATAATGAATGATTCTGTCTATTGTGGCTCATTATACATCGCTGTGTCGTCTATCGGACTATCATCATGCATGAAACGATAAAACaggaaaaaagagacagACAATCTATATTCGTCTACTCAGTCGCTCTAAAAACTCTTTTTCATCTGGTGTAAGGATGATCGAGCCAGTCACGGAAATTTGGCCGGCCTTGATTATTATTTGAACGTCGTCTGAAGCCTTGTCTTCATTGAGAGTAAGAATTGATGGATTCTCTTCGTTGGCGTCAGTGGTCGAGCCGTCGTCCTTTTCGCGAACCGTGGGTAGAAGGCTCTCGGGTGTCCACCAGTGAAGAGGGAATCGTCTTTGAATATTGTTGAAGAGTAGGGCCGACGCCAATATCAGCACGGAGCTGAGCAGCACAATAGGGAGCAAAAACCACCCCAAACGTCTTGTTGTTGGATCTACGACTGCAAGTAAACCAGTGGCACCGGCTGGCGGATGGATCGTCTTGGTGATAATCATCACCAATGTGGCCGCCGCACATGCAATCGGTCCGGCGATCCAGTATAAGCTCTCGTGGTTTGGGTTCAACGAAAAGAGCTTTGCGATGCATATGCCGACGAGGGCCGAGAAAAATTGGCCAAAGAGTGCATTTCGAGGTTGAGCCAGCGGAGACTCTATCGCACAATATTCCAGGACCGCTGCTGCGCCCTATAACATGTCAATAAAAACATCTATCATGAAAGGGAGCTGCCGCTGGACAGGGTCTTGGCTGGCAGGATCAACTCACGAAGCTTCCAACAATGATCGGGGCCCCATGCTGCCGGAATGAAGGGATATGGGTCGACACTGCTGTGACGATCAACAGCCCGGTGAACACGCCGATCAAGGACCAAAGCATCACCAGGACATTCCCAACTTTCTTGGGAGGATGAAGCCGATGCCCAAGAAAATGGGCTACCGGCCTAGGGAGGAGATGCCATCTTGGGTGCGGGACATATCGGTTCAGGAAACGGTCGATATCTACCTCTAAGCCATGGAACTTGCGAAAATTTTCTATGGTGGGAACTTTTGCGATCGGCATCTTCGAGTATACTCTCTATGAAGAGATGGAGATACAGAGAAATAAAGAGAATAGCGTCTGGTTTTTTGAGAGCAACAAAGAGCAGAATGGAAAGAGAATCTAAAGCAACGAAAACAGCAATATCCTCTCTAAACTCGCCATCTGCCCGCATGGACGCTGTACTAACTATCAGAGCAGAACTTGCTGCCACCAACACGCCAGGCTTAGCTCCAAAAAAGAGTCAgaactactccgtatgcgATCAGAGTAACCGACTGGGGGGTAATTATCGCGACTATTCTGCTGTGAAGTCTTTGTCTTGAAACGGGAATACAGATACGAAACAACTCCAAAAGTTTCGCTTGCCATGAGGTTTTTCCGCGGATTTGACGTTCTTTTGCTGTGCTTGAGTGGCGGTTAGGGAGGAGGTAATGGTATGTTTTACTCCTTGTTTTTTGTCACTTTTGTCGTAAAAGGGGAACGGGTCCACAGCGTATGTAATATCGCTCATCACCACCAATCGGGCTTCAAGAACACAAACTCCGCGTCAGAATTCGGTTGGGGTTGATACAAGGCTCTAGCTATCCGACGTAcgttacggagtacttcgtaCTGTGTATTGAACATGTACTTTTCCTTTCCCCGTTTCAGTActcgtacggagtactccgta is a genomic window of Coccidioides posadasii str. Silveira chromosome 3, complete sequence containing:
- the ARB1 gene encoding ABC transporter ATP-binding protein arb1 (EggNog:ENOG410PH57~COG:J~BUSCO:3169at33183) translates to MVSASKAARQAKRAAEGKEKKTPASRLSSKVNSKNASRASSVNGDQVEDANLIEEPATSASKMSDIKRLTEQMDKHGLSDRVTTGVLASLPSSQDVKITSASLVFHGRVLITDSTLELNYGRRYGLLGENGCGKSTFLKAIDKREFPIPEHIDIYLLNEGAPPSELGALEWVVKEAENEMERLDKLAEEILEKDGPESPILEDLYERMETMDPSTFHTRASLILTGLGFNKKTITKKTKDMSGGWRMRVALAKALFVKPSLLLLDDPTAHLDLEACVWLEEYLKKWDRTLILVSHSMDFLNGVCTNMIDMRQKSLMYYGGNYDSYHKTRSENETNQMKAYHKQQEEIAHIKKFIASAGTYANLVRQAKSRQKILDKMEADGFIQPVIPDKIFTFRFADVEKLPPPVLSFDDVTFSYSGDAKDNLYEHLDFGVDMDSRTALVGPNGVGKSTLLRLMTGKLSPTSGSVTRHTHLKLGLYSQHSAEQLDLTKSALDFVRDKYKEKSQDYQYWRQQLGRYGLTGDAQTALMGTLSEGQKSRIVFALLAIDGPNMLLLDEPTNGLDIPTIDSLADAINAFSGGVVVVSHDFRLLDKIAKDIMVCEHKTVRRWDGSIGEYKNYLRKKMISAGQV
- a CDS encoding uncharacterized protein (EggNog:ENOG410PMXU~COG:T~TransMembrane:3 (o25-44i51-73o93-115i)) yields the protein MIDGAAAVLEYCAIESPLAQPRNALFGQFFSALVGICIAKLFSLNPNHESLYWIAGPIACAAATLVMIITKTIHPPAGATGLLAVVDPTTRRLGWFLLPIVLLSSVLILASALLFNNIQRRFPLHWWTPESLLPTVREKDDGSTTDANEENPSILTLNEDKASDDVQIIIKAGQISVTGSIILTPDEKEFLERLSRRI
- a CDS encoding uncharacterized protein (EggNog:ENOG410PMXU~COG:T~TransMembrane:1 (o59-79i)), yielding MPIAKVPTIENFRKFHGLEVDIDRFLNRYVPHPRWHLLPRPVAHFLGHRLHPPKKVGNVLVMLWSLIGVFTGLLIVTAVSTHIPSFRQHGAPIIVGSFVS